In the Aromatoleum bremense genome, one interval contains:
- the fliQ gene encoding flagellar biosynthesis protein FliQ — protein sequence MTPGIVVDIGRQAVEITLLMAAPLFLAALVTGLIVSVFQAATQINEMTLTFVPKLVAVFATMVVAGHWMIALITDFTRRLFESIPTLIG from the coding sequence ATGACCCCGGGCATCGTCGTCGATATCGGCCGCCAGGCCGTCGAAATCACGCTGCTGATGGCGGCGCCGCTGTTTCTCGCCGCGCTGGTCACCGGCCTCATCGTCAGCGTCTTCCAGGCTGCGACGCAGATCAACGAAATGACGCTGACCTTCGTACCGAAGCTCGTCGCCGTGTTTGCGACGATGGTCGTGGCCGGGCACTGGATGATCGCGCTGATCACCGATTTCACCCGCCGCCTGTTCGAATCGATCCCGACGCTGATCGGCTGA
- a CDS encoding flagellar basal body L-ring protein FlgH: protein MSARATKAGRAVLPALVAALLPGCASIYSTPPTAVHQPMTARPEGRAQSVPVTGAIFQPGQARPLFEDRRARLVGDTLTINLVERNAAQKAANSSATRDSDVKGGITAASRVPFAGLAGMNVEAGVESEFSGEGASKANNQFNGTITVTVIEVYPNGNLLVSGEKQVAINQGNEFIRFSGVVNPTTVTAANTVQSTQVADARIEYKGSGYIDEANTMGWMQRFFNIVLPF from the coding sequence GTGAGCGCTCGCGCGACGAAGGCGGGGCGGGCTGTCCTTCCGGCACTCGTTGCCGCGCTGCTGCCCGGCTGCGCGTCGATCTATTCCACGCCGCCGACGGCCGTGCATCAGCCGATGACCGCGCGGCCGGAAGGGCGGGCGCAGAGCGTTCCGGTAACCGGCGCGATCTTCCAGCCGGGGCAGGCGAGGCCGCTGTTCGAGGACAGGCGAGCGCGGCTCGTCGGCGACACGCTGACGATCAACCTCGTCGAACGCAACGCCGCGCAGAAGGCCGCGAACAGCAGCGCGACGCGCGACTCGGACGTCAAAGGCGGCATCACGGCGGCGTCGCGTGTGCCTTTCGCCGGGCTCGCGGGGATGAATGTCGAAGCGGGCGTCGAGTCCGAGTTCTCCGGCGAAGGCGCGTCGAAGGCGAACAACCAGTTCAACGGCACGATCACCGTCACCGTCATCGAGGTGTATCCGAACGGCAACCTGCTGGTGTCGGGCGAAAAACAGGTCGCGATCAACCAGGGGAACGAGTTCATCCGCTTTTCCGGCGTCGTCAACCCGACCACGGTGACTGCCGCCAACACCGTGCAGTCGACGCAGGTCGCCGATGCGCGGATCGAATACAAGGGCAGCGGCTATATCGACGAGGCGAACACGATGGGGTGGATGCAGCGCTTCTTCAACATCGTGCTGCCGTTCTGA
- the flgK gene encoding flagellar hook-associated protein FlgK codes for MAGLLSIGLTGINSSQANLLTTSHNITNANTPGYHRQTAIITTNDPQFSGAGFFGQGSRVDAVRRQYDQFLGQQVLSASARKEELSAYDAQLGQLDNLLADPSAGLAPALSDFFKGVQDVATNPASIPGRQALISKAESLASRFNGLDARLDEISSLTEGQIASAVESIDTYARQIAEMNQQIGTVQVAGPSVQANDLLDQRDTLVAELNKLVKVSTVTERDGSLSVFVGSGQALVVGATASELAVKPDPSDPLHGTIELRTAGGGAVPLPDSLFTGGQLGGLLKFRSEVLDTTRGQLDQIAFDFATRFNEQHRSGLALNGQLGGDFFSIGTTAAGAAAGIRIAVSDPQAVAAAADASDPGPVGPSDNRNALALAALQTDKSVVAVGSGKAAIGSAYSQLVSSVGNKAREVQIGLKAQEAQLDQATAAQEALSGVNLDEEAANLIRYQQSYQAAARVMSVAGTLFDEILSIAR; via the coding sequence ATGGCCGGACTCCTCAGCATTGGCCTGACAGGCATCAACAGTTCGCAAGCGAACCTGTTGACGACCAGTCACAACATCACTAACGCCAACACGCCCGGGTACCACCGGCAGACGGCGATCATCACGACGAACGATCCCCAGTTCAGCGGCGCGGGTTTCTTCGGTCAGGGCTCGAGGGTCGACGCCGTGCGTCGCCAGTACGACCAGTTCCTCGGCCAGCAGGTGCTCAGTGCGTCGGCGCGCAAGGAAGAGCTTTCCGCATATGACGCGCAACTCGGGCAGCTCGACAACCTGCTCGCCGATCCGTCGGCGGGCCTCGCGCCGGCGCTGTCCGATTTCTTCAAGGGCGTGCAGGACGTCGCCACCAACCCGGCGAGCATCCCGGGGCGCCAGGCGCTGATTTCCAAGGCCGAATCGCTCGCATCGCGCTTCAACGGCCTCGATGCCCGCCTCGACGAGATCAGCAGCCTCACCGAAGGTCAGATCGCCAGCGCGGTCGAGTCGATCGACACGTACGCGCGCCAGATCGCCGAAATGAACCAGCAGATCGGCACGGTGCAGGTCGCCGGGCCCTCCGTCCAGGCCAACGATCTGCTCGACCAGCGCGACACTCTCGTCGCCGAGCTCAACAAGCTCGTGAAGGTCAGCACGGTGACCGAGCGGGACGGCTCGCTCAGCGTGTTCGTCGGCAGCGGCCAGGCGCTCGTTGTCGGCGCCACCGCTTCGGAGCTCGCCGTCAAGCCCGATCCGTCCGACCCGCTGCACGGCACGATCGAGCTCAGGACGGCCGGCGGCGGCGCGGTGCCGCTGCCGGATTCGCTGTTTACCGGCGGGCAACTCGGCGGACTGCTGAAGTTCCGCAGCGAGGTGCTGGACACTACGCGCGGCCAACTCGACCAGATCGCTTTCGATTTCGCGACGCGCTTCAACGAGCAGCACCGCAGCGGCCTCGCGCTGAACGGCCAGTTGGGGGGGGACTTTTTCTCGATCGGCACGACGGCGGCCGGGGCCGCCGCCGGGATCCGGATCGCGGTGTCCGATCCGCAGGCCGTTGCCGCTGCCGCCGACGCTTCAGACCCCGGGCCCGTCGGCCCTTCGGACAACCGGAATGCGCTGGCACTGGCGGCGCTGCAGACAGACAAGTCGGTTGTAGCGGTCGGGTCCGGTAAGGCGGCCATCGGTTCGGCGTATTCACAATTGGTCAGCTCGGTCGGCAACAAGGCGCGCGAAGTCCAGATCGGCTTGAAGGCCCAAGAAGCGCAGCTCGATCAGGCGACTGCCGCGCAGGAAGCGCTTTCCGGCGTCAATCTCGACGAAGAGGCGGCCAATCTGATCCGTTACCAGCAGTCCTACCAGGCGGCGGCGCGCGTGATGTCGGTCGCGGGCACGCTGTTCGACGAAATCCTCTCGATCGCGCGCTGA
- the flgG gene encoding flagellar basal-body rod protein FlgG, protein MIRSLWIARTGLEAQQTQLDVISNNLANVSTNGFKRSRAIFEDLLYQTIRQPGAQNTQQNQIGSGLQLGTGVRPVATERIHTQGNLQQTGNAMDMGVQGAGFFQVTLPDGTSGYTRDGAFQLDAQGQMVTASGYPLEPAIIIPNDAQSVTIGKDGTVSVLQAGQAAPTVVGNIQLATFVNPGGLASAGENLFRETASSGVATPNAPGTNGAGVINQQYVETSNVNVAEELVSMIATQRAYELNSRAIQTSDQMLGRLTQL, encoded by the coding sequence ATGATTCGTTCATTGTGGATCGCCCGGACGGGCCTCGAGGCCCAGCAGACGCAGCTGGACGTGATCTCGAACAACCTCGCGAATGTCTCGACGAACGGCTTCAAGCGCTCGCGCGCGATCTTCGAGGATCTGCTGTACCAGACGATCCGCCAGCCCGGCGCGCAGAACACGCAGCAGAACCAGATCGGCAGCGGCCTGCAGCTGGGCACCGGCGTGCGTCCGGTCGCGACCGAGCGCATCCACACCCAGGGCAACCTGCAGCAGACCGGCAATGCGATGGACATGGGGGTGCAGGGCGCCGGTTTCTTCCAGGTGACGCTGCCCGACGGCACGTCGGGCTACACGCGCGACGGCGCGTTCCAGCTCGACGCGCAGGGACAGATGGTCACCGCCAGCGGCTATCCGCTCGAACCGGCGATCATCATCCCGAACGACGCGCAGTCGGTGACGATCGGCAAGGACGGCACGGTCAGCGTGCTGCAGGCCGGACAGGCGGCGCCTACGGTCGTCGGCAACATCCAGCTCGCGACTTTCGTCAACCCGGGCGGGCTCGCGAGCGCCGGCGAGAACCTGTTCCGTGAGACTGCATCGAGCGGCGTCGCGACGCCGAATGCGCCGGGCACGAACGGCGCCGGCGTCATCAATCAGCAGTATGTCGAAACCTCGAACGTCAACGTCGCCGAGGAGCTCGTCAGCATGATCGCGACGCAGCGCGCCTACGAACTCAATTCGCGCGCGATCCAGACTTCCGACCAGATGCTCGGCAGGCTGACGCAGCTGTGA
- a CDS encoding flagellar basal body P-ring protein FlgI, with amino-acid sequence MLGCGGAGAERLKDLASVAGVRDNQLVGYGLVVGLDGSGDQTTQTPFTVQSIINMLGNMGVTLPPGTNLQLKNVAAVMVTASLPPFARPGQQLDITVSSVGNAKSLRGGTLVMTPLKGADGQVYAMAQGNMLVGGAGASAAGSSQTINHLSAGRVPGGATVERAVPTMLGQGEFVLFELNDNDFGTARRVVDAINLATSAGTAQALDGRSIQVRAPLDVSDRVGFLGKLENLDVTPVQQAAKVIVNSRTGSVVMNQGVTLQNVAVAHGNLTVTVGVDTAVSQPQPFSRGETVITQRGSVDIQQDQGSLHNVRASANLADVVKALNALGATPMDLVSILQAMKAAGSLRAELEVI; translated from the coding sequence ATGCTCGGCTGCGGCGGGGCGGGCGCGGAGCGGCTGAAGGATCTCGCGTCGGTCGCCGGCGTGCGCGACAACCAGCTCGTCGGCTACGGCCTCGTCGTCGGCCTCGACGGCAGCGGCGACCAGACGACGCAGACGCCTTTCACGGTGCAGAGCATCATCAACATGCTCGGCAACATGGGCGTCACGCTGCCGCCCGGCACGAACCTGCAGCTCAAGAACGTCGCCGCGGTGATGGTGACCGCGAGCCTGCCGCCGTTCGCGCGTCCGGGCCAGCAACTCGACATCACGGTTTCGTCGGTCGGCAACGCGAAGAGCCTGCGTGGCGGCACGCTGGTGATGACGCCCTTGAAAGGGGCCGATGGCCAGGTCTATGCGATGGCGCAGGGCAACATGCTGGTCGGCGGCGCCGGCGCGTCGGCGGCCGGCTCGTCGCAGACGATCAACCACCTGTCGGCGGGCCGCGTGCCGGGCGGCGCCACCGTCGAACGCGCGGTGCCGACGATGCTCGGACAGGGCGAATTCGTGCTGTTCGAACTCAACGACAACGACTTCGGCACCGCGCGGCGCGTCGTCGATGCGATCAACCTCGCAACCTCCGCCGGCACCGCGCAGGCGCTCGACGGGCGCAGCATCCAGGTGCGCGCGCCGCTTGATGTCTCGGATCGCGTCGGCTTCCTCGGCAAGCTCGAGAACCTCGATGTCACCCCGGTGCAGCAGGCGGCGAAGGTCATCGTCAATTCGCGCACCGGCTCGGTCGTCATGAACCAGGGCGTGACGCTGCAGAACGTCGCGGTGGCCCATGGCAACCTCACGGTGACGGTCGGCGTGGATACCGCGGTCAGCCAGCCGCAGCCGTTCTCGCGCGGCGAAACCGTCATCACGCAGCGCGGCTCGGTCGACATCCAGCAGGATCAGGGCAGCCTGCACAACGTGCGCGCCAGCGCGAACCTCGCCGACGTCGTCAAGGCGCTCAATGCGCTCGGCGCGACGCCGATGGACCTCGTCAGCATCCTGCAGGCGATGAAGGCGGCGGGATCGCTGCGCGCCGAACTCGAGGTGATCTGA
- the fliO gene encoding flagellar biosynthetic protein FliO — protein MNARSILPLFLSTAAPALRAADASPDFAGSLGQTLFGLAIVIGLLLASLWLLKRLSAPRGAAAGLKVLGAVAVGPRERVVLVEIAGQVLVLGVTASNVRTLHTVAAADLADAALAEPPAQAAGDFPGWLRRAMERRNDAR, from the coding sequence GTGAACGCACGCAGCATCCTTCCCCTTTTCCTGTCGACCGCCGCCCCTGCGCTGCGCGCCGCCGACGCGAGCCCCGACTTTGCCGGCAGCCTCGGACAGACCCTCTTCGGGCTGGCGATCGTCATCGGGCTGCTGCTCGCCAGCCTGTGGCTGCTCAAGCGCCTGTCGGCACCGCGGGGTGCCGCGGCCGGCCTGAAGGTGCTCGGCGCGGTTGCGGTGGGACCGCGCGAACGCGTCGTCCTGGTCGAGATCGCGGGGCAGGTGCTGGTGCTCGGCGTGACGGCGTCGAACGTTCGCACGCTGCATACCGTCGCGGCCGCCGACCTCGCCGACGCAGCGCTTGCCGAGCCGCCGGCGCAGGCCGCCGGCGACTTTCCGGGCTGGCTCCGGCGGGCGATGGAGCGCCGCAACGATGCGCGCTGA
- the fliR gene encoding flagellar biosynthetic protein FliR, translating into MISLTSAQLDAWIAALMFPLARLLGLVSAAPLFGNRMVPVRVRLAVGLAIAMAVLPALPPMPPVPGGSMEQLAIFAQQAFIGIAMGFVMRLVFAAVDVAGEMIGLQMGLSFAVFFSPQTGGQTSVIAEFLGLVALLVFVALDGHLMLVQGLVASFEWLPVGAVPGAEGWLLIVRYAAVMFASGLMMALPMVAALLITNTALGVLTRAAPQLNLFAVGFPVTLSVGFLVLLLSLDTLAPVLQSLFERGFGAIDELFRAFG; encoded by the coding sequence ATGATCAGCCTGACTTCCGCCCAGCTCGATGCGTGGATCGCGGCGCTGATGTTCCCGCTCGCGCGCCTGCTCGGGCTGGTGTCGGCGGCGCCGCTGTTCGGCAACCGCATGGTGCCGGTGCGGGTCCGCCTGGCCGTCGGCCTGGCGATCGCGATGGCTGTGCTGCCGGCGCTGCCGCCGATGCCCCCCGTGCCGGGAGGCTCCATGGAGCAGCTGGCGATATTCGCGCAGCAGGCGTTCATCGGCATCGCGATGGGTTTCGTGATGCGGCTGGTGTTCGCGGCGGTCGACGTCGCCGGCGAGATGATCGGCCTGCAGATGGGCCTGTCGTTCGCCGTGTTCTTCAGCCCACAGACCGGCGGGCAGACCTCGGTGATCGCCGAATTCCTCGGCCTGGTCGCGCTGCTGGTGTTCGTCGCGCTCGACGGCCACCTGATGCTGGTCCAGGGGCTCGTCGCGAGCTTCGAGTGGCTGCCGGTCGGGGCGGTGCCGGGTGCGGAGGGCTGGCTGCTGATCGTGCGCTACGCCGCGGTGATGTTCGCGTCCGGCCTGATGATGGCGCTGCCGATGGTCGCGGCGCTGTTGATCACGAACACCGCGCTCGGCGTGCTGACGCGCGCCGCACCGCAGCTCAACCTGTTCGCCGTCGGCTTCCCGGTCACGCTGTCGGTCGGATTCCTGGTGCTGCTGCTGAGCCTCGACACGCTCGCGCCGGTGCTGCAGAGCCTTTTCGAACGCGGCTTCGGGGCGATCGATGAATTGTTCCGCGCGTTCGGCTGA
- the flgF gene encoding flagellar basal-body rod protein FlgF — protein sequence MDRLIYTAMTGAKHTMGQQAAVSHNLANATTTGFRAEMHKLRAVPVQGEGLPTRAFVVDASIATNFETGPLQQTGRAFDVAVEGKGWLTVQLPDGSEGYTRNGSLEVSPNGVLQTRNGLPVLGDGGPITIPPDNEVLIGKDGTISAMRGGGAQNVVNNLGQLKLVNPPETSLVRGDDGLFRLRDGGAAPRDEAVQVAGGYLEGSNVSVVDQMVSMIGLARQFDMQTKMLQTAQSNDQAAAQVLAAR from the coding sequence ATGGACCGTCTGATCTACACCGCGATGACCGGGGCGAAGCACACCATGGGCCAGCAGGCCGCGGTGTCGCACAACCTCGCGAACGCGACCACCACCGGCTTTCGCGCCGAGATGCACAAGCTGCGCGCAGTGCCGGTGCAGGGCGAGGGGTTGCCGACGCGCGCGTTCGTCGTCGATGCGAGCATCGCGACGAACTTCGAGACCGGACCGCTGCAGCAGACGGGGCGTGCGTTCGATGTCGCCGTCGAGGGCAAGGGCTGGCTCACGGTGCAGTTGCCCGACGGCTCCGAAGGCTATACGCGCAACGGCAGCCTCGAAGTCAGCCCGAACGGCGTGCTGCAGACGCGCAACGGACTGCCGGTGCTGGGCGACGGCGGGCCGATCACGATTCCGCCCGACAACGAAGTGCTGATCGGCAAGGACGGCACGATCTCGGCGATGCGCGGCGGCGGCGCGCAGAACGTCGTGAACAACCTCGGCCAGCTGAAGCTCGTCAATCCGCCGGAGACTTCGCTCGTGCGCGGCGACGACGGGCTGTTCCGGCTGCGCGACGGTGGGGCCGCGCCCCGTGACGAGGCCGTGCAGGTCGCCGGCGGCTACCTCGAAGGCAGCAACGTCAGCGTCGTCGACCAGATGGTGTCGATGATCGGGCTGGCGCGCCAGTTCGACATGCAGACCAAGATGCTGCAGACCGCGCAGTCGAACGACCAGGCGGCGGCGCAGGTGCTCGCGGCCCGCTAG
- the fliP gene encoding flagellar type III secretion system pore protein FliP (The bacterial flagellar biogenesis protein FliP forms a type III secretion system (T3SS)-type pore required for flagellar assembly.), producing MRAERPMFARALSRALAALLLLAPLSAAAQGLPAITGTPAPGGGTTYSLSVQTLLLLTSLSFLPAVVLMMTSFTRIIIVFALLRTAMGTQTSPPNQVLLGLALFLTFFVMSPVVERVYADAYLPMSQGTIGFDQALERGTVPVKAFMLKQVREPDLALFARLSKTPPVEKAEDLPMRVVVPAFVTSELKTAFQIGFVVFIPFLIIDMVVASVLMSMGMMMMSPVIVSLPFKIMLFVLVDGWTLLIGSLVQSFAP from the coding sequence ATGCGCGCTGAGCGCCCGATGTTCGCCCGCGCCCTCTCCCGTGCCCTCGCCGCGCTGCTGCTGCTCGCGCCGCTGTCCGCCGCGGCGCAGGGCCTGCCCGCGATCACCGGCACGCCCGCCCCGGGCGGCGGCACGACCTACAGCCTGAGCGTGCAGACGCTGCTGCTGCTGACTTCACTGAGCTTCCTGCCCGCGGTCGTGCTGATGATGACGAGCTTCACGCGCATCATCATCGTGTTTGCGCTGCTGCGCACCGCGATGGGAACGCAGACCTCGCCGCCGAACCAGGTGCTGCTCGGCCTCGCGCTGTTCCTGACTTTCTTCGTCATGTCGCCGGTCGTCGAGCGCGTCTATGCCGACGCCTACCTGCCGATGTCGCAGGGCACGATCGGCTTCGACCAGGCACTGGAGCGCGGCACGGTGCCGGTCAAGGCGTTCATGCTGAAACAGGTGCGCGAGCCCGACCTCGCGCTGTTCGCCCGGCTGTCGAAGACCCCGCCGGTCGAAAAGGCCGAGGACCTGCCGATGCGCGTCGTCGTGCCGGCCTTCGTCACGTCGGAACTCAAGACCGCGTTCCAGATCGGCTTCGTCGTCTTCATTCCGTTCCTGATCATCGACATGGTCGTCGCCTCGGTGCTGATGTCGATGGGCATGATGATGATGTCGCCGGTGATCGTGTCGCTGCCGTTCAAGATCATGCTGTTCGTGCTGGTCGACGGCTGGACGCTGCTGATCGGCTCGCTGGTCCAGAGTTTCGCTCCCTAA
- the flgJ gene encoding flagellar assembly peptidoglycan hydrolase FlgJ, producing the protein MTVPAQINAIDPNALADLKRLSRDGDSPAALRATAKQFEALFLQMVLKSMRDAVPSEGMLDSDQTRLFQAMQDQQTAMNMAQGRGTGLADVIFRQLGGEALEKPAATHDAAAAGAPPVPPRTAIFAARAHSPANAAAPGVADAGPPSAGDVPAELPTPPRAAQALAAPGARNVPNGAREFVDRVWPHAGSASRTTGIPAHFMVAQAALETGWGRGELLRADGTPSFNLFNIKAGPDWQGAVVEVPVTEYANGRAYTENARFRAYGSYADAFRDYANLLRNSPRYAEVLGQTDAARFARSLQHAGYATDPMYADKLTRIIGGNTLRTALAG; encoded by the coding sequence ATGACCGTCCCCGCGCAGATCAACGCCATCGACCCGAACGCGCTCGCCGACCTGAAGCGCCTGTCGCGCGACGGCGACTCGCCGGCGGCGCTGCGCGCGACGGCGAAGCAGTTCGAGGCGCTGTTCCTGCAGATGGTGTTGAAGTCGATGCGCGACGCGGTGCCGTCCGAAGGGATGCTCGACAGCGACCAGACGCGGCTTTTCCAGGCGATGCAGGACCAGCAGACGGCGATGAACATGGCCCAGGGCCGCGGCACGGGGCTTGCCGACGTGATCTTTCGCCAGCTGGGCGGTGAAGCGCTGGAAAAACCGGCAGCGACGCACGACGCTGCCGCCGCGGGCGCGCCGCCCGTGCCGCCGCGCACGGCAATCTTTGCCGCACGCGCCCACTCGCCGGCAAACGCCGCCGCGCCTGGCGTCGCCGACGCCGGCCCGCCCTCAGCAGGCGACGTGCCCGCCGAGTTGCCCACCCCACCCAGGGCGGCGCAGGCTCTTGCCGCACCCGGTGCGCGCAACGTGCCGAACGGCGCCCGCGAGTTCGTCGACCGCGTGTGGCCGCACGCCGGCAGCGCGAGCCGCACCACCGGCATCCCGGCGCATTTCATGGTCGCGCAGGCGGCGCTCGAAACCGGCTGGGGGCGGGGCGAACTGCTCCGTGCCGACGGCACGCCGAGCTTCAACCTGTTCAACATCAAGGCCGGACCGGACTGGCAGGGTGCGGTCGTCGAAGTGCCGGTCACCGAGTATGCAAACGGCCGGGCGTACACCGAAAACGCGCGCTTTCGCGCCTACGGCTCCTACGCCGACGCCTTCCGCGACTACGCCAACCTGCTGCGCAACAGTCCGCGCTACGCCGAAGTGCTGGGCCAGACCGACGCCGCCAGGTTCGCCCGCAGCCTGCAGCACGCCGGCTACGCGACCGACCCGATGTATGCCGACAAGCTGACGCGGATCATCGGCGGCAACACGCTGCGCACAGCGCTCGCCGGCTGA
- the flgL gene encoding flagellar hook-associated protein FlgL, with translation MRISTSMIFDSGRDAMLRQSADLLHTQQQLSTGKRVLAPSDDPIAAARALEVSQTRSINEQFQTNQGYANDALASLESSLGSIGDILTYIRTRAIQAGNAALSPTEHEAIAVDIEAQFNALVGIANSKDGTGEYRFAGYQSGQAPFSGDLDGIAYTGDAGVRGIQVAESRTMPVGVPGSDVFMVDENGESRMFASISGFIDGLRNPPAEGVAAVVESAIGGMDAALDKVNTIRSSVGSRMVELDALADMSATQDVQYAETLSRLQDLDYAEAISRFSKQQAILEAAQQSYVRTTGLSLFDLLR, from the coding sequence ATGAGAATCTCCACCAGCATGATCTTCGACTCCGGCCGCGACGCGATGCTGCGACAAAGCGCGGATTTGCTGCATACCCAGCAGCAGCTCTCGACCGGCAAGCGCGTGCTGGCGCCGTCGGACGATCCGATCGCGGCGGCGCGCGCGCTCGAAGTTTCACAGACCCGAAGCATCAACGAGCAGTTCCAGACGAACCAGGGCTATGCGAACGACGCCCTCGCGTCGCTTGAAAGCAGCCTCGGCAGCATCGGCGACATCCTCACCTACATCCGCACGCGGGCGATCCAGGCCGGCAACGCGGCGCTGTCGCCGACCGAGCACGAGGCGATCGCGGTCGATATCGAGGCGCAGTTCAACGCGCTGGTCGGTATCGCGAACAGCAAGGACGGCACCGGCGAATACCGCTTTGCCGGTTACCAGTCGGGGCAGGCGCCGTTTTCCGGCGACCTCGACGGGATCGCCTACACCGGCGATGCCGGGGTGCGCGGCATACAGGTCGCCGAGTCGCGGACGATGCCGGTCGGGGTGCCGGGCAGCGATGTGTTCATGGTCGACGAGAATGGCGAATCCCGAATGTTCGCTTCGATCTCCGGGTTCATCGACGGGTTGCGCAATCCGCCGGCGGAGGGTGTTGCCGCGGTTGTCGAGAGCGCGATCGGCGGCATGGATGCCGCGCTCGACAAGGTGAACACGATCCGCTCGTCGGTCGGCTCGCGGATGGTCGAACTCGACGCGCTCGCGGACATGTCGGCGACGCAGGATGTGCAATATGCCGAGACGCTGTCGCGGCTGCAGGACCTCGACTATGCGGAGGCGATCTCGCGTTTCTCGAAGCAGCAGGCGATCCTCGAGGCTGCGCAGCAGTCGTATGTCCGCACGACCGGTTTGTCGCTGTTCGATCTGCTGCGCTGA
- the fliM gene encoding flagellar motor switch protein FliM codes for MSSDFLSQDEVDALLKGVAGEPEELEEDTVEPGGVRPYNLATQERIVRGRMPTMELIHERFARYLRIGLFNYMHRNAEVSVGPVKVQKYGEFVRNLVVPTNLNLVLAKPLRGTGLVVFDPNLVFLVVDNMFGGDGRFHSRVEGRDFTPTEQRIIQGMLGVVFAEYSRAWAPVFKLEMEYVRSEMNSQFANIATPSEIVISASFSLEFGGSQADMHVCFPYSMVEPIRDLLYSTMQSDHLTQDNRWIKLLTRQLQAADVELVCNLGNARISLRDIVNMRVGDVIPIEIPEHVHGEVDGTPILALSYGRQGAKYAVKVERFLASDNADNPPPGGHHG; via the coding sequence ATGTCTTCCGATTTTCTGTCCCAGGATGAAGTCGACGCCCTGCTGAAAGGCGTCGCCGGGGAACCGGAGGAACTCGAAGAGGATACCGTCGAGCCGGGAGGCGTGCGACCGTACAACCTCGCGACGCAGGAACGCATCGTCCGCGGGCGCATGCCGACGATGGAGCTGATCCACGAGCGCTTCGCCCGCTACCTGCGCATCGGGTTGTTCAACTACATGCACCGCAACGCCGAAGTCTCGGTCGGGCCGGTGAAGGTGCAGAAATACGGCGAATTCGTCCGCAACCTCGTCGTGCCGACGAACCTCAACCTGGTGCTGGCGAAACCGCTGCGCGGCACCGGACTTGTGGTGTTCGACCCGAACCTGGTGTTCCTCGTCGTCGACAACATGTTCGGCGGCGACGGCCGCTTCCATTCGCGCGTCGAAGGGCGCGATTTCACGCCGACCGAGCAGCGCATCATCCAGGGCATGCTCGGCGTCGTGTTCGCCGAATACTCGCGCGCGTGGGCACCGGTGTTCAAGCTCGAGATGGAATACGTGCGCTCGGAGATGAACTCCCAGTTCGCGAACATCGCGACGCCGTCCGAGATCGTCATCTCGGCGAGCTTCTCGCTGGAGTTCGGCGGCTCGCAGGCGGACATGCACGTGTGCTTCCCGTACTCGATGGTCGAACCGATTCGCGACCTGCTGTACTCGACGATGCAGAGCGACCACCTGACCCAGGACAACCGCTGGATCAAACTGCTGACACGGCAGCTGCAGGCGGCCGACGTCGAACTCGTCTGCAACCTCGGCAACGCGCGAATCTCGCTGCGCGACATCGTCAACATGCGCGTCGGCGACGTGATCCCGATCGAGATCCCGGAACACGTGCACGGCGAGGTCGACGGCACGCCGATCCTCGCACTGAGCTACGGCCGGCAGGGCGCCAAGTACGCCGTGAAGGTCGAACGCTTCCTCGCCAGCGACAATGCCGACAACCCACCACCCGGAGGCCACCATGGCTGA
- the fliN gene encoding flagellar motor switch protein FliN, giving the protein MAENDNDGQITEDDWAAAMMEQSATENGADAEARRVAADLAAAAAADSPYQAKPASHLFPDFGAPGPRSGALNDFDMILDIPVQLTVELGRTKISIRNLLQLAHGSVVELDGLAGEPMDVLVNGTLIAQGEVVVVNDKFGIRLTDIITPAERMRKIRG; this is encoded by the coding sequence ATGGCTGAGAACGACAACGATGGCCAAATTACCGAGGACGACTGGGCCGCGGCGATGATGGAGCAGTCCGCGACGGAAAACGGCGCGGACGCCGAAGCGCGGCGCGTGGCCGCCGACCTCGCGGCCGCAGCGGCGGCTGACTCGCCCTACCAGGCAAAGCCGGCCAGCCACCTGTTCCCCGATTTCGGCGCACCCGGCCCGCGCTCCGGCGCGCTCAACGATTTCGACATGATCCTCGACATTCCGGTCCAGCTGACCGTCGAACTCGGGCGCACGAAGATCTCGATCCGCAACCTGCTGCAGCTCGCGCACGGGTCGGTCGTCGAGCTCGACGGCCTCGCCGGGGAACCGATGGACGTGCTGGTCAACGGCACGCTGATCGCCCAGGGCGAAGTCGTCGTCGTCAACGACAAGTTCGGCATCCGCCTGACGGACATCATCACGCCGGCCGAACGGATGCGGAAAATCCGCGGCTGA